The DNA sequence TTAAATGGAGAATTCAGTGTGAGAATGGTCATATTGCTTGCTCTAATTGCTGTGCCAGACTTGGGAACAAGTGTCCCATGTGCTCAATGCCCATTGGCTATAACCGCTGCAGAGCTATTGAGAAGGTGCTGGAATCTATTAAAATATCATGCCTGAATGCAAAATATGGTTGTAAACATATGTTTAGTTACAGTAAAAAAAATGAACACGAGAAGGAATGTAACTTCCTTCCATGTTTATGCCCGCATTCAGGTTGTGACTTTCTTGCTTCATCTGAGGAGTTATCCCTCCACTTTAGCCATAGGCATATACATTCTGGAATACAGTTTACATACGATAAATTTTTCACTGTCTTCTTAAATCTTGAtcacaaaacaattgttcttcaAGAGAAGAATGATGCTAATCTCTTTGTTATTCACAATAACCATGAGCTTCTAGGGAATTTAATCCATATAACTTGCATTGGCCCCAAATCCAAGACAGGGTTTCATTATGATATCTTGGCTAGGTCACAGGGAACCTCTCTAATATTGCAATCTTATACCAAGATTGTTCAAGGTCACTTTGCTGATGCTCCTTCAGCAGGGATGCTTTTGATTCCTTCTGACTTTTTTGGTTCCGGACAAATCAAGCTGGATATTCGCATAAGGTCATGATTTCATTACTTTGCTGGGGACTGACAGGTTTGTGTTGTTTGTATTCTTTGTTTACCACGTAGTAGATATTATAACTTAGTATTTAGTATTTAAGCACAAGTTGGAAGCTGAAGAATACTTTCAGTGATGTAAAGGATTATCGTTTCAAAACTGTCATGTAAATATGTTGTTTTCCAATTCCAATTCTATGACTACACTTTATTGTTGTTCAGTCCAAGTGTTTCTGTTGTTCTTTGTCAAAGTTTGTGGCTGGTTGAGTGCTTTTCCAGTTAAACTGCAAAGAGCTTCTCACTGGAATTTGGATTACACGAAATGTGTATTTACATAGCTAAGATTCTTAGCCGTTTATACATAGGTGAGACTCAATATGCCTGGAGTGAGGTCTAAATTTGTTGCTGGTGATGTTATTAGTTTAGTACTCGAGTATTTAGAGGCTTATTGCCATGGGTCCCGTGGCCAGTGTTATAccttttttagttaaaattttaaggacttccttgtttaattatttaattagaaaGCTTTAAAGGGTCCTTCATCTGGTGACCCTTAATAAAAAGAGTCAAATTTATAGACGAATTTGATGTCCAAAATTGTATATAGAGTTTATTCATGAAAAGTTTCAACTCATTTTTATCGAGCTTGATATATTTACTATTAGGCTAACATAAATGAGCAAACAaatgatgatgaggatgatgatgattgtctCCAACGTGCACGGTGCAAAGTCTGTAATTATGTAAAACAACCAAAAGGATAGTACAATGCGTGCAACTATAGTGTGTAGTACACGAATAAGAAAAACTGAAAAACCAAGCAAGCACAAACAACTTATACTGACAAGACATAAGTGTAAAATAACACAATTGCAACGACAAAGATAAGGTGAGGTCTGTGATAgaccaaaaccaaaaccaagGCAACCATGGCAGCCAATCCCGAAGGTGATGATGATGGCCCATCTTCACCATTGGACTTGTAATAATATTGTTTCAGTGGAACCGCGAGGCGTCCATAGAGAGCAGTTAGCAACAACACAAGAGGCAAGATCAAGAGTAGCAAGTTGGCGTTGGCCGTAGCTGTCTGCATGGAAGCCTTGTAGTTCATATATGATGATGTCCATAGCAACAACACCACGATGCCAACTATGGCAACAAGTTGTAAAGGTGGAGCAGATACAGAATACAGAGTTTTTCCTGACCACCCTTGCTCCAATTCTGTATCTGTTTTATCGCTCAAAGTC is a window from the Arachis stenosperma cultivar V10309 chromosome 3, arast.V10309.gnm1.PFL2, whole genome shotgun sequence genome containing:
- the LOC130966671 gene encoding E3 ubiquitin-protein ligase SINA-like 10, with translation MVKISLGGYDDGEGPSNRIQKRLRMEQEDGEASRNEKEVHEGDGGEARSAEHDENPVGSVSDDKDRSISVTIIDPDVLDCCICYEPLTSPVFQCENGHIACSNCCARLGNKCPMCSMPIGYNRCRAIEKVLESIKISCLNAKYGCKHMFSYSKKNEHEKECNFLPCLCPHSGCDFLASSEELSLHFSHRHIHSGIQFTYDKFFTVFLNLDHKTIVLQEKNDANLFVIHNNHELLGNLIHITCIGPKSKTGFHYDILARSQGTSLILQSYTKIVQGHFADAPSAGMLLIPSDFFGSGQIKLDIRIRS